One Podarcis raffonei isolate rPodRaf1 chromosome 3, rPodRaf1.pri, whole genome shotgun sequence genomic region harbors:
- the EMILIN1 gene encoding EMILIN-1 isoform X1, protein MAGPGAAAWLCLWWGLLAGPAGTMNYPPRYSLYTGAGLPFAAHLQGAGQAGNGGARVASRHRNWCAYVVSRSVSCVVEDGVDTYVKPDYQPCVWGQLQCPRVITRYRSFVRPRYKVAYKTVSDMEWRCCPGYSGDDCAEGGVPPTTPRPRTQPVRPNLSGFSNTLSGLGGEGHRDSEKVRQLEEKVQHLSKQLQDLQSTMETSNTKLAEDVRRAVESSLNGKQPADAAAHPEMKETLNEIQRHLQRLDNRISNHENGQGVAQGGGTDVHGEVLREVERTIHETCSSCVTGVFDLRQQREEDQDRMRALEKLVASVDQRNRDAVDTVRQHVSRLASQPPEDCCARAESRVSGLERRLDAVTEALSALSEHLAGRRTPPLPPWSVDRRMSEVESRVNTTQRSLEEHFGDLQIMLEGADERLRRAEGQLDSAFSRLNDFQSHVGRALANLSRDVGALKDSSLQQQGALERVHSTAHACTQICAPAGNQDSQISTILSDLERRLLDTEGQLRVLGSNLHQLDVSGKLRSLQGLVGSHSDALSQLAGEVGELENRMVVSVSAGPPELVLQANRTSQRLEELEKEVRGLEQLSCGQECAELREEVGQLRSEVEVCQAACQPPGRRPDLGSSGGKEAGDASRPLDGFSVIGGSSSVHLQSLQGELSEVILGFSSLNETLAGLQATVEKHQTDIHELGTTKDHIIAEINRVQQEVTEHVSESEERFQVLGREVQRFGGALRVEASDCRRASGGLAERLAKLEGACERLDTVSGSLHKIKEGLDKHVSALWGCLREVNGTLQTHGALLDKIHGSQLGTIHRRLSTLNGSLQTLQGQLHGLTLQDLTGPPGPPGLEGPMGKQGPVGPAGPPGKDGRTGSVGPPGLPGEQGLPGPPGTTPKVSFTAALTARHVETGTIAFDRVLLNDGDAYDPKSGIFTAPFPGRYLVSAILTGHRGEKIEAVLSRSNQAIARSDSAGYQPEGLENKPVAERQPSTGALAVFTLVVPMEAGETLCVDLVSGRLARSSDEPLTVFSAALLYEDDLGV, encoded by the exons CAGGTACCGAAGCTTCGTTCGCCCTCGCTACAAGGTGGCCTACAAGACTGTCTCGGACATGGAGTGGCGCTGCTGCCCCGGCTACTCGGGTGACGATTGCGCCGAAGGTGGGGTGCCACCCACCACCCCCCGCCCACGAACTCAGCCCGTCCGTCCCAACCTCTCTGGCTTCAGCAACACGCTCAGCGGTCTTGGCGGAGAAG gGCACAGGGACTCCGAGAAGGTCCGGCAGCTGGAAGAGAAAGTCCAGCACCTGAGCAAACAGCTGCAGGACTTGCAGTCCACCATGGAGACCAGCAACACCAAACTGGCAGAGGACGTCCGCCGGGCCGTCGAGTCCTCCTTGAACGGCAAGCAGCCGGCGGACGCAGCCGCCCACCCGGAAATGAAGGAGACCCTCAACGAGATCCAGCGCCACTTGCAGCGCCTGGACAACCGCATCTCCAACCATGAGAACGGGCAGGGGGTGGCCCAGGGAGGCGGGACAGACGTCCACGGCGAGGTCCTGCGGGAGGTGGAGCGCACCATCCACGAAACCTGCTCCTCCTGCGTGACGGGCGTCTTCGAcctgcggcagcagcgggaggaagACCAGGACCGCATGCGGGCTCTGGAGAAGCTGGTGGCCTCCGTGGACCAGCGCAACCGGGATGCTGTGGACACCGTCCGGCAACACGTGAGCCGCCTGGCCTCCCAGCCGCCTGAGGATTGCTGTGCCCGGGCCGAGAGCAGGGTGAGCGGGCTGGAGCGGCGCCTCGACGCCGTCACGGAGGCCCTCTCCGCCCTCAGCGAGCACCTGGCCGGGCGCAGGACACCCCCGCTGCCTCCGTGGAGCGTGGACCGGCGCATGTCGGAGGTGGAGAGCCGGGTCAACACCACGCAGCGCAGCCTGGAGGAGCACTTTGGGGACCTCCAGATCATGCTGGAAGGGGCGGACGAGCGGCTGCGCCGTGCGGAGGGCCAGCTGGACTCAGCGTTCTCCCGCCTGAACGACTTCCAGAGCCACGTGGGGCGGGCGTTGGCCAACCTGTCGAGGGATGTGGGCGCCCTGaaggacagcagcctgcagcagcagggggccctgGAGCGGGTGCACAGCACGGCCCACGCCTGCACGCAGATCTGCGCCCCTGCAGGCAACCAGGACTCTCAGATCAGCACCATCCTGAGCGACCTGGAGCGGAGGCTGCTGGACACGGAGGGGCAGCTGCGCGTCCTGGGCAGCAACCTCCACCAGCTGGACGTCTCGGggaagctgcgcagcctgcaggGTCTGGTGGGCTCCCACAGTGATGCCCTCAGCCAACTGGCAGGGGAGGTGGGCGAGCTGGAGAACCGCATGGTGGTCTCCGTCAGCGCCGGGCCCCCCGAGCTGGTGCTCCAGGCCAACCGGACAAGCCAGCGTCTGGAGGAGCTGGAGAAGGAGGTCCGGGGGCTGGAGCAGCTCTCCTGCGGACAGGAGTGCGCCGAGCTGCGCGAGGAGGTGGGCCAGCTGCGGTCCGAGGTGGAGGTCTGCCAGGCCGCCTGCCAGCCTCCCGGGCGGCGCCCTGACCTGGGCAGCAGTGGCGGCAAGGAGGCAGGGGACGCCTCCCGGCCGCTGGACGGCTTCAGCGTGATCGGGGGCAGCTCCAGCGTCCACCTGCAGTCCTTGCAGGGCGAGCTGTCGGAGGTCATCCTGGGCTTCAGCTCCCTGAACGAGACGCTGGCCGGGCTGCAGGCCACTGTGGAGAAGCACCAGACGGACATCCATGAGTTGGGCACCACCAAGGACCACATCATCGCCGAGATCAACCGGGTCCAGCAGGAGGTGACGGAGCACGTCAGCGAGAGCGAGGAGCGCTTCCAGGTGCTGGGGCGCGAGGTGCAGCGCTTTGGGGGTGCCCTGCGCGTGGAGGCCTCCGACTGCCGGCGGGCTTCCGGGGGGCTGGCGGAGAGGCTGGCCAAGCTGGAGGGGGCGTGCGAGAGGCTGGACACCGTCTCCGGGAGCCTGCACAAGATCAAGGAGGGGCTGGACAAGCACGTCTCGGCCCTGTGGGGCTGCCTGCGGGAGGTGAACGGGACCCTGCAGACCCACGGAGCCCTCCTGGACAAGATCCACGGCAGCCAGCTGGGCACCATCCACCGCCGGCTCAGCACCCTCAACGGCTCCCTCCAGACTTTGCAGGGGCAGCTGCACGGCCTCACTCTGCAGGATTTGACAG GACCTCCAGGGCCCCCTGGACTGGAGGGCCCCATGGGGAAGCAGGGGCCCGTAGGCCCAGCTGGGCCCCCTGGCAAGGACGGAAGGACCGGCTCTGTGGGGCCTCCAG GTCTCCCCGGAGAACAAG GCCTGCCTGGGCCACCCGGAACGACGCCCAAGGTCTCCTTCACTGCAGCACTGACCGCCCGCCACGTGGAGACGGGGACCATTGCCTTCGACCGGGTGCTGCTGAACGACGGGGACGCCTACGACCCGAAATCTG GAATCTTCACCGCTCCGTTTCCTGGCCGCTACCTGGTCAGCGCCATCCTGACTGGCCACCGGGGGGAGAAGATCGAGGCGGTCCTCTCCCGCTCCAACCAGGCCATCGCCCGCAGCGACTCAGCCGGCTATCAGCCCGAAGGCCTGGAGAACAAGCCGGTGGCCGAGAGGCAGCCCAGCACCGGAGCGCTGGCCGTCTTCACCCTGGTCGTCCCCATGGAGGCTGGAGAAACTCTCTGCGTGGACCTGGTCTCCGGCCGGCTGGCCCGCTCCTCGGACGAGCCACTGACTGTCTTCAGCGCAGCCCTGCTCTATGAGGACGACTTGGGGGTCTAG
- the EMILIN1 gene encoding EMILIN-1 isoform X2 — protein MAGPGAAAWLCLWWGLLAGPAGTMNYPPRYSLYTGAGLPFAAHLQGAGQAGNGGARVASRHRNWCAYVVSRSVSCVVEDGVDTYVKPDYQPCVWGQLQCPRVITYRSFVRPRYKVAYKTVSDMEWRCCPGYSGDDCAEGGVPPTTPRPRTQPVRPNLSGFSNTLSGLGGEGHRDSEKVRQLEEKVQHLSKQLQDLQSTMETSNTKLAEDVRRAVESSLNGKQPADAAAHPEMKETLNEIQRHLQRLDNRISNHENGQGVAQGGGTDVHGEVLREVERTIHETCSSCVTGVFDLRQQREEDQDRMRALEKLVASVDQRNRDAVDTVRQHVSRLASQPPEDCCARAESRVSGLERRLDAVTEALSALSEHLAGRRTPPLPPWSVDRRMSEVESRVNTTQRSLEEHFGDLQIMLEGADERLRRAEGQLDSAFSRLNDFQSHVGRALANLSRDVGALKDSSLQQQGALERVHSTAHACTQICAPAGNQDSQISTILSDLERRLLDTEGQLRVLGSNLHQLDVSGKLRSLQGLVGSHSDALSQLAGEVGELENRMVVSVSAGPPELVLQANRTSQRLEELEKEVRGLEQLSCGQECAELREEVGQLRSEVEVCQAACQPPGRRPDLGSSGGKEAGDASRPLDGFSVIGGSSSVHLQSLQGELSEVILGFSSLNETLAGLQATVEKHQTDIHELGTTKDHIIAEINRVQQEVTEHVSESEERFQVLGREVQRFGGALRVEASDCRRASGGLAERLAKLEGACERLDTVSGSLHKIKEGLDKHVSALWGCLREVNGTLQTHGALLDKIHGSQLGTIHRRLSTLNGSLQTLQGQLHGLTLQDLTGPPGPPGLEGPMGKQGPVGPAGPPGKDGRTGSVGPPGLPGEQGLPGPPGTTPKVSFTAALTARHVETGTIAFDRVLLNDGDAYDPKSGIFTAPFPGRYLVSAILTGHRGEKIEAVLSRSNQAIARSDSAGYQPEGLENKPVAERQPSTGALAVFTLVVPMEAGETLCVDLVSGRLARSSDEPLTVFSAALLYEDDLGV, from the exons GTACCGAAGCTTCGTTCGCCCTCGCTACAAGGTGGCCTACAAGACTGTCTCGGACATGGAGTGGCGCTGCTGCCCCGGCTACTCGGGTGACGATTGCGCCGAAGGTGGGGTGCCACCCACCACCCCCCGCCCACGAACTCAGCCCGTCCGTCCCAACCTCTCTGGCTTCAGCAACACGCTCAGCGGTCTTGGCGGAGAAG gGCACAGGGACTCCGAGAAGGTCCGGCAGCTGGAAGAGAAAGTCCAGCACCTGAGCAAACAGCTGCAGGACTTGCAGTCCACCATGGAGACCAGCAACACCAAACTGGCAGAGGACGTCCGCCGGGCCGTCGAGTCCTCCTTGAACGGCAAGCAGCCGGCGGACGCAGCCGCCCACCCGGAAATGAAGGAGACCCTCAACGAGATCCAGCGCCACTTGCAGCGCCTGGACAACCGCATCTCCAACCATGAGAACGGGCAGGGGGTGGCCCAGGGAGGCGGGACAGACGTCCACGGCGAGGTCCTGCGGGAGGTGGAGCGCACCATCCACGAAACCTGCTCCTCCTGCGTGACGGGCGTCTTCGAcctgcggcagcagcgggaggaagACCAGGACCGCATGCGGGCTCTGGAGAAGCTGGTGGCCTCCGTGGACCAGCGCAACCGGGATGCTGTGGACACCGTCCGGCAACACGTGAGCCGCCTGGCCTCCCAGCCGCCTGAGGATTGCTGTGCCCGGGCCGAGAGCAGGGTGAGCGGGCTGGAGCGGCGCCTCGACGCCGTCACGGAGGCCCTCTCCGCCCTCAGCGAGCACCTGGCCGGGCGCAGGACACCCCCGCTGCCTCCGTGGAGCGTGGACCGGCGCATGTCGGAGGTGGAGAGCCGGGTCAACACCACGCAGCGCAGCCTGGAGGAGCACTTTGGGGACCTCCAGATCATGCTGGAAGGGGCGGACGAGCGGCTGCGCCGTGCGGAGGGCCAGCTGGACTCAGCGTTCTCCCGCCTGAACGACTTCCAGAGCCACGTGGGGCGGGCGTTGGCCAACCTGTCGAGGGATGTGGGCGCCCTGaaggacagcagcctgcagcagcagggggccctgGAGCGGGTGCACAGCACGGCCCACGCCTGCACGCAGATCTGCGCCCCTGCAGGCAACCAGGACTCTCAGATCAGCACCATCCTGAGCGACCTGGAGCGGAGGCTGCTGGACACGGAGGGGCAGCTGCGCGTCCTGGGCAGCAACCTCCACCAGCTGGACGTCTCGGggaagctgcgcagcctgcaggGTCTGGTGGGCTCCCACAGTGATGCCCTCAGCCAACTGGCAGGGGAGGTGGGCGAGCTGGAGAACCGCATGGTGGTCTCCGTCAGCGCCGGGCCCCCCGAGCTGGTGCTCCAGGCCAACCGGACAAGCCAGCGTCTGGAGGAGCTGGAGAAGGAGGTCCGGGGGCTGGAGCAGCTCTCCTGCGGACAGGAGTGCGCCGAGCTGCGCGAGGAGGTGGGCCAGCTGCGGTCCGAGGTGGAGGTCTGCCAGGCCGCCTGCCAGCCTCCCGGGCGGCGCCCTGACCTGGGCAGCAGTGGCGGCAAGGAGGCAGGGGACGCCTCCCGGCCGCTGGACGGCTTCAGCGTGATCGGGGGCAGCTCCAGCGTCCACCTGCAGTCCTTGCAGGGCGAGCTGTCGGAGGTCATCCTGGGCTTCAGCTCCCTGAACGAGACGCTGGCCGGGCTGCAGGCCACTGTGGAGAAGCACCAGACGGACATCCATGAGTTGGGCACCACCAAGGACCACATCATCGCCGAGATCAACCGGGTCCAGCAGGAGGTGACGGAGCACGTCAGCGAGAGCGAGGAGCGCTTCCAGGTGCTGGGGCGCGAGGTGCAGCGCTTTGGGGGTGCCCTGCGCGTGGAGGCCTCCGACTGCCGGCGGGCTTCCGGGGGGCTGGCGGAGAGGCTGGCCAAGCTGGAGGGGGCGTGCGAGAGGCTGGACACCGTCTCCGGGAGCCTGCACAAGATCAAGGAGGGGCTGGACAAGCACGTCTCGGCCCTGTGGGGCTGCCTGCGGGAGGTGAACGGGACCCTGCAGACCCACGGAGCCCTCCTGGACAAGATCCACGGCAGCCAGCTGGGCACCATCCACCGCCGGCTCAGCACCCTCAACGGCTCCCTCCAGACTTTGCAGGGGCAGCTGCACGGCCTCACTCTGCAGGATTTGACAG GACCTCCAGGGCCCCCTGGACTGGAGGGCCCCATGGGGAAGCAGGGGCCCGTAGGCCCAGCTGGGCCCCCTGGCAAGGACGGAAGGACCGGCTCTGTGGGGCCTCCAG GTCTCCCCGGAGAACAAG GCCTGCCTGGGCCACCCGGAACGACGCCCAAGGTCTCCTTCACTGCAGCACTGACCGCCCGCCACGTGGAGACGGGGACCATTGCCTTCGACCGGGTGCTGCTGAACGACGGGGACGCCTACGACCCGAAATCTG GAATCTTCACCGCTCCGTTTCCTGGCCGCTACCTGGTCAGCGCCATCCTGACTGGCCACCGGGGGGAGAAGATCGAGGCGGTCCTCTCCCGCTCCAACCAGGCCATCGCCCGCAGCGACTCAGCCGGCTATCAGCCCGAAGGCCTGGAGAACAAGCCGGTGGCCGAGAGGCAGCCCAGCACCGGAGCGCTGGCCGTCTTCACCCTGGTCGTCCCCATGGAGGCTGGAGAAACTCTCTGCGTGGACCTGGTCTCCGGCCGGCTGGCCCGCTCCTCGGACGAGCCACTGACTGTCTTCAGCGCAGCCCTGCTCTATGAGGACGACTTGGGGGTCTAG